TCGAAGTAGCCCATGCGGCGGCTCGGGTCGCCCAGCAGGGTGTCCGGGAACTGGCCCAGGGTCCGAGCCTGGGTCTCGAACCGTAAACCCGACACGTTGATGACCACCCGCTCGCAACAGGCTCCTCCGCCCGGAGACTCCGCTGCCCACGGCGCTCCCTCACCGTCCATGGTCCGGTAACGGTGCGGGGAACCGTAGTGGGGACGGCGGCGGTGCTGCAGACCACCCCCACCAccgccctcctccccctccccctcctcctcctcgtccaccacctcctctccctcctcctctccctcctcctcctcctcttccctccgcccttcctcctcctcttcctcctcctcatccAACCGGAGGCGCGAACCGATGTCTCCCGGCCGGTCCCCCCGCCTCCTCCTGgtctcccctctcttcctccgcctctgccggccCCCTCTCCGCCACCTCCTGCCCCCGTTGTTGTGGTTGCATGGGGCGGGATCCCGGCCGCCTACTCCCGCCGCCGCCTGGTGACCGCTGTTGGCGGCGGCGGCAGCGGCAGCGGCAGCCGCTCGGGAATTGGCGAGCCGCTGGGCATAACCGTAAGGCGGGTGAGTGTTGCACCCGCCACCTTCCACGCTCACCATCGCCACCTCCATGTCCCTTTCTCAATGAAGCCAGCCTCAAGAAACCACCAGCAACGATAGAGAACTCGCTGCCCTGTGAGTTGAAACAGAACTGTATCTCTCTTTCCTCACAAAAAATGTCTTGTGTGCTCAAACAAAACTATTTCTCTTTCTTCACAAAACTCTTCTTGCATGTGTGTTCAATCGGAACTGTTTCTCTCCTGTTTCTTCACACAACTGTCTTGTTGTGTTCATACAAAACTGCTTCTCTCCCCTTTCTTTACAAAACCGTGTCTTCTTGTTTCAAGTAAAACTCTCTCCCCTTTCTTGTGAGTGAGTGTTCCAGTTCTGTGTATGTGTTCCAACAACTTATTGAACTTTGAGGGGTGACTGAAAGGTCGAGTGGGGCAGGTGAGGGGTTGTGCTGGGGAGCACCAACAAAGACGAGTTCACTTTGTGACTTGCCCCATTCACAGGCTCTGCAAgagacaacaacaaaaaaaaacaagcgGAAGAAGTTGCTGCTGGAACCGTCAGGTTAGGCACAGTGCGTGTTATTAATAGACACCTCAAGCCCGCCacccaaacaaaacaaaaacttggAAATCTGATTTCCAAGCTCCACAGCGTTTCTCTCCTGTCAAATAATTTCTAGGCTGAATTCACGTGGTGCATAAATGAATAATATCAGCCGATTTCTTCCTGGCACGGGAGAGACAAAACATCTCTGTTTTGAGTTTAACCgaggtggggggcgggggagggagggaagaggGGCGTGTTGAACCAAAACAAAACAAACATCGTGTATTTTTTGCACATCTGATGtcctgctttcctttattaaatTTGTggggcttggggggggggggggggattgtgaGCAGGTGCACAGTTCCACTAACCGCTGTCCAAAATGACCGACTCCTCCAGGGTCCTGAGACAAAACgagcctcaccccccccccccccccccctcagcacCCCGTCCCCCTCGATTATTGCAATGTTCTTGATGCGTGAACCGCGTCTTAACATCCCTGGCTAAACAAGGCTCCTGAACCCTACAGCAACTAAACGCCAGGAAGTGGGAAGAGAGGGGGATGCTTATTTACTCTGTTAAATCGCTGCCAAGGTAGAgctgcaaacacgcacacactcaaacaacCATAGAGGCAACGGGATTAATAATGTATTTTCATTCGAAGCAATTTTGATTGCTTCATTTCGAACTGAGCAGCTCCAATTCTGTGTGCCTGAGAAATACagtatgcacacacagacacacgagaTTGATTCGTCTGTACATTGCACAGCGAGTGAAGCAAAAACTGCAGACTGCCTCATAACCTCACTTATATTCTCTTCAGCTTCAGTCAACACAGACGAACCGTTCTAACGCGAACACGTCTCATATCCCCTAACAGCCCTACTGCAGGTAGATTTGAACATGAAATGACGGACGAGAAGCAAAGGCCAATAATACTTACAGATTTAACCTCGACAAATACAGTGAAAATTTAGCTTCCATCTGGTACCCATGGCGCTTAGAGATTCCGTCGAGCCACTCTCTCGTCTGCTTTGCCAGTGACAAGATACGGTACCACAGTGAAGATGACAGTgattggggtggtggggggaacgAGTCGTCACTGTTATTCCACTCCGGCCACGTTAACAAGTGACCTGTCCCCCGAGTGAAATCTCTCAAAGCAAGCTTTCTACGAGGAAAAGCAGAGAGTTGTATTTCTGTGCGAACAGCCGTCAAAACAGACATATACAAATAAAACCAAGCCAGAGGGGCAATGATCCGTGCAATTCAAGCCTAACGTGTCATTGAAACAATGACAGGTTATTGATAATTTACCTCAAATCGAGGAGAAACTGCATGCAATTGCTGATAGTGAGGCTTCCTGAAACCAATTTCAACAACAGTATTTTCTTTTTTTGATTTACCTGTTTGAAGCCAGAATACTTATATTTATCATTACAATTTCACACGTTAGTTAGTCCTACATGTTGCTGCTTTCAACTCCAATGGTGCTGTATATTCTGAAGGGCAAAGCAAAGTGTTTTTTTGGTGATTCACCCCAAACACGGCAGCATTACAGCCTCACTTAGTGGTCGCAACAGAAATTGCAGCTTATTGAAAATGTCCACAGTGTAACTTTAAAATTAGTAACGACACTTGCATAACCACgttagatatatatatatatatgtgtgtgtgtgtgtgtgtgtatgtatacacATGCaagtgtgtatgtgcgtgcgaTTAATTGGAGTTCTCAATACAAAACCAAACAATAACAAGTTTAGAGTTTGGGGCCGCCCCCACCTTCCAATTTAGATTTTTGTCAACCTGATAACGTTACTTCAAGAAATGGCAACAGGTTGTTAAAATATAGCAATGGCCACGCGAATTTAAATTGGAAACAACCTCCCTTACTgctcagagagagaaaaaatgaaacagaaattgctggagaaacattCGTGGGGCGAAAGCAGAGTTAAGGTTTCGGGTCCAGTCAACCATGTGAAGCAACATGGACCGTGGCGGGGGTGCAAGGTGTGTTCATGTATCAAGAACATTGCAATAGGTCCgggacagggtgggaggtggTTCTTCTGAGGGAGTGAGGGGCTCATTTTGCGTCAATACCCCCACAGGAGTCTGTCGGTTTGGACAGCAGTTAGTGGAACTGTGCATCTGCTCTTCAATTTCCCGCTCTCTCCACACTTAATCTTCCCTATTCTTCAGTATTGGAATGATGTATAGAGAAAAGAAAGctccaaagaaaaaaaaatcaggagacTGACTTTATGAAAATACATGATGTTTTCCAAA
The sequence above is drawn from the Chiloscyllium punctatum isolate Juve2018m chromosome 22, sChiPun1.3, whole genome shotgun sequence genome and encodes:
- the LOC140493816 gene encoding uncharacterized protein isoform X2, whose protein sequence is MGRDPGRLLPPPPGDRCWRRRQRQRQPLGNWRAAGHNRKAGECCTRHLPRSPSPPPCPFLNEASLKKPPATIENSLPCSARDNNKKKQAEEVAAGTVRWERPWI
- the LOC140493816 gene encoding uncharacterized protein isoform X1 — protein: MGRDPGRLLPPPPGDRCWRRRQRQRQPLGNWRAAGHNRKAGECCTRHLPRSPSPPPCPFLNEASLKKPPATIENSLPCSARDNNKKKQAEEVAAGTVRLGTMVPIAASCTLMVEREDAEMGVFTYSMLPQHWMMRRLLTFPERDCRWLWRTTLSDCGPREPYFRLQHLARTVVEEAV